The following coding sequences lie in one Oryctolagus cuniculus chromosome 7, mOryCun1.1, whole genome shotgun sequence genomic window:
- the MFAP2 gene encoding microfibrillar-associated protein 2 isoform X1, translated as MRAASLFLLLLPAGLLAQGQYDLDPLPPFPDHGQYPHYGDQIETPDYYEYHEMSTRPSEEEQFQFQSQQQVQQEVIPVPTPEPGNGETEPTEPGPLDCREEQYPCTRLYSIHKPCKQCLNEVCFYSLRRVYVVNKEICVRTVCAHEELLRADLCRDKFSKCGVMASSGLCHSVAVSCARSCGGC; from the exons ATGAGAGctgcctccctcttcctgctcctgctgcccG CAGGCCTGCTGGCTCAGGGCCAATACGACCTGGACCCGCTGCCGCCGTTCCCTGACCATGGGCAGTACCCTCACTACGGCGACCAAATCG AAACCCCGGACTACTACGAATACCACG AGATGAGCACTCGGCCCTCGGAGGAGGAgcagttccagttccagtcccagcagcaAGTGCAACAGGAAGTCATCCCCGTTCCCACCCCAG AACCAGGAAACGGAGAGACAGAGCCCACGGAGCCTGGGCCCCTTG ACTGCCGAGAGGAGCAGTACCCGTGCACCCGCCTCTACTCCATACACAAGCCTTGCAAACAGTGTCTCAACGAGGTCTGCTTCTACAG CCTCCGCCGCGTGTACGTCGTCAACAAGGAGATCTGTGTGCGCACCGTGTGTGCCCATGAGGAGCTCCTGCGAG ctGACCTGTGCCGGGACAAGTTCTCCAAGTGCGGCGTGATGGCCAGCAGCGGCCTGTGCCACTCAGTGGCGGTCTCCTGCGCCAGGAGCTGCGGGGGCTGCTAG
- the MFAP2 gene encoding microfibrillar-associated protein 2 isoform X3 → MRAASLFLLLLPAGLLAQGQYDLDPLPPFPDHGQYPHYGDQIETPDYYEYHGGPQAPAPGGEGDLPRPEYTSLHEPRLPRQNQETERQSPRSLGPLTAERSSTRAPASTPYTSLANSVSTRSASTASAACTSSTRRSVCAPCVPMRSSCELTCAGTSSPSAA, encoded by the exons ATGAGAGctgcctccctcttcctgctcctgctgcccG CAGGCCTGCTGGCTCAGGGCCAATACGACCTGGACCCGCTGCCGCCGTTCCCTGACCATGGGCAGTACCCTCACTACGGCGACCAAATCG AAACCCCGGACTACTACGAATACCACG GTGGGCCACAGGCCCCTGctccgggaggggagggggacctgCCCCGCCCTGAATACACCTCACTCCATGAGCCCCGCCTGCCCCGACAGAACCAGGAAACGGAGAGACAGAGCCCACGGAGCCTGGGCCCCTTG ACTGCCGAGAGGAGCAGTACCCGTGCACCCGCCTCTACTCCATACACAAGCCTTGCAAACAGTGTCTCAACGAGGTCTGCTTCTACAG CCTCCGCCGCGTGTACGTCGTCAACAAGGAGATCTGTGTGCGCACCGTGTGTGCCCATGAGGAGCTCCTGCGAG ctGACCTGTGCCGGGACAAGTTCTCCAAGTGCGGCGTGA
- the MFAP2 gene encoding microfibrillar-associated protein 2 isoform X4, translating into MRAASLFLLLLPGLLAQGQYDLDPLPPFPDHGQYPHYGDQIETPDYYEYHGGPQAPAPGGEGDLPRPEYTSLHEPRLPRQNQETERQSPRSLGPLTAERSSTRAPASTPYTSLANSVSTRSASTASAACTSSTRRSVCAPCVPMRSSCELTCAGTSSPSAA; encoded by the exons ATGAGAGctgcctccctcttcctgctcctgctgcccG GCCTGCTGGCTCAGGGCCAATACGACCTGGACCCGCTGCCGCCGTTCCCTGACCATGGGCAGTACCCTCACTACGGCGACCAAATCG AAACCCCGGACTACTACGAATACCACG GTGGGCCACAGGCCCCTGctccgggaggggagggggacctgCCCCGCCCTGAATACACCTCACTCCATGAGCCCCGCCTGCCCCGACAGAACCAGGAAACGGAGAGACAGAGCCCACGGAGCCTGGGCCCCTTG ACTGCCGAGAGGAGCAGTACCCGTGCACCCGCCTCTACTCCATACACAAGCCTTGCAAACAGTGTCTCAACGAGGTCTGCTTCTACAG CCTCCGCCGCGTGTACGTCGTCAACAAGGAGATCTGTGTGCGCACCGTGTGTGCCCATGAGGAGCTCCTGCGAG ctGACCTGTGCCGGGACAAGTTCTCCAAGTGCGGCGTGA
- the ATP13A2 gene encoding polyamine-transporting ATPase 13A2: protein MSADSSPLVGSTPAGYGTLTMETSIDPLSSSVSSVRLSGYCGTPWRVIGYHLVVWMMAGVPLLLFRWKPWWGVRLRLRPCHLARAETLVIEIKDKEDSSWQLFTVQVQTAAIGEGSLELPPPAPGEDGRSQAAVGAVPEGEWEDSARLHTREEAKRLLRYYLFQGQRYVWLESRQAFLQVSLLDQGRTCDDIRRCHLGLSPQDRAVRKTIYGPNVIGVPVKSYPRLLADEALNPYYGFQAFSIALWLADRYYWYALCIFLISTVSICLSAYKTRKQSQTLRDMVKLSMQVRVCRPGGEEEWVDSSELVPGDCLVLPQEGGLVPCDAALVAGECVVNESSLTGESVPVLKTALPEGPGPYCPETHRRHTLFCGTLVLQARAYVGPHVLAVVTRTGFCTAKGGLVSSILHPRPISFKFYKHSMKFVAALSVLALLGTVYSIFILYRNRVAVDEIVLRALDLVTVVVPPALPAAMTVCTLYAQSRLRRQAIFCIHPARINLAGKLRLVCFDKTGTLTEDGLDVMGVVPLKGQAFLPLLPEPRRLPAGPLLHALATCHALSRLQDTLVGDPMDLKMVESTGWVLEEAPAADSVLGAPVLAVMRPPPREPGLQGTEEPPAPVSVLCRFPFSSALQRMSVVVARPGAAQPEAYVKGSPELVAGLCDPETVPPDFAPVLQSYTAAGYRVVALASRTLPVAPSLAVAQQLTRDAVERELSLRGLLVMRNVLKPETTPVIQTLRRTHIRTVMVTGDNLQTAVTVARGCGMVDPQERLVIVHATHPEQGRPASLEFLPVESSVAVNGAKDPEQATSCAVEPDPRCSHLALSGPTFAVLVKHFPKLLPKVLVQGTVFARMAPEQKTELVCQLQKLQYCVGMCGDGANDCGALKAADVGISLSQAEASVVSPFTSSMASIECVPVVIREGRCSLDTSFSVFKYMALYSLTQFISVLILYTINTNLGDVQFLAIDLVITTTVAVLMSRTGPALALGRARPPGALLSVPVLSSLLGQVALVAGVQLGGYFLTTAQPWFVPLNRTVPAPDNLPNYENTVVFSLSGFQYLILAAAVSKGAPFRRPLYTNVPFLVALALLGSILAGLILAPGLLQGPLALKNIADTCFKLLLLALVAFNLVGAFLLENVLDQCLPACLRRLRPKRTSKKRFKQLEQELAQQPWPPLPAGPGR from the exons ATGAGCGCAG ACAGCAGCCCCCTGGTGGGCAGCACGCCCGCCGGCTATGGGACCCTGACGATGGAGACGTCGATCGATCCCCTCAGCTCCTCAGTTTCATCCGTG AGGCTCAGCGGCTACTGCGGCACCCCCTGGAGGGTCATCGGCTACCACCTCGTGGTCTGGATGATGGCGGGGgtccctctgctgctcttccgGTGGAAGCCCTGGTGGGGcgtgcggctgcggctgcggcccTGCCACCTGGCCCGCGCCGAAACGCTCGTCATCGAAATAAAAGACAAAGAg GATAGCTCGTGGCAGCTCTTCACCGTCCAGGTGCAGACGGCGGCCATCGGCGAAGGCAG cctggaGCTGCCCCCACCGGCCCCGGGGGAGGATGGCCGGAGCCAGGCGGCCGTGGGGGCGGTGCCGGAGGGCGAGTGGGAGGACTCAGCCCGGCTGCACACGAGGGAGGAGGCG aAGCGGCTGCTGCGTTACTACctcttccagggccagcgctaCGTGTGGCTCGAGTCCCGGCAGGCCTTCCTCCAAGTCAG CCTGCTGGACCAGGGTCGCACCTGTGATGACATCCGCCGCTGCCACTTGGGCCTCAGCCCCCAGGACCGAGCCGTgag gaagACCATCTACGGCCCCAACGTCATCGGCGTGCCCGTTAAGTCATACCCGCGGCTGCTGGCGGATGAG gcgcTGAACCCCTACTACGGGTTCCAGGCCTTCAGCATTGCGCTGTGGCTGGCGGACCGCTACTACTGGTACGCGCTGTGCATCTTCCTCATCTCCACCGTCTCCATCTGCCTGTCCGCGTACAAGACCAGAAAG CAAAGCCAGACTCTGCGGGACATGGTCAAGCTGTCCATGCAGGTGCGCGTGTGCCGGCCCGGAGGAG AGGAGGAGTGGGTCGACTCCAGCGAGCTGGTGCCGGGAGActgcctggtcctgccccaggagGGCGGGCTCGTGCCCTGCGACGCCGCCCTGGTGGCCGGCGAGTGCGTGGTCAACGAGAGCTCTCTGACCG GGGAGAGCGTCCCTGTGCTGAAGACGGCACTGCCGGAGGGGCCGGGCCCCTACTGCCCGGAGACGCACCGGCGGCACACGCTCTTCTGCGGGACCCTCGTCCTGCAGGCCCGGGCCTACGTGGGACCGCATGTCCTGGCGGTGGTGACCCGGACAG GGTTCTGCACGGCCAAAGGGGGCCTGGTGAGCTCCATCCTGCACCCGCGGCCCATCAGCTTCAAGTTCTACAAGCACAGCATGAAGTTCGTGGCTGCCCTCTCTGTCCTGG CTCTGCTGGGCACCGTCTACAGCATCTTCATCCTCTACCGCAACCGG GTGGCCGTGGACGAGATTGTCCTCCGGGCCCTGGACCTGGTGACGGTGGTGGTGCCGCCCGCGCTGCCGGCCGCCATGACCGTGTGCACGCTCTACGCGCAGAGCCGCCTGCGCcgccaggccatcttctgcatcCACCCGGCGCGCATCAACCTGGCCGGCaagctgcggctggtgtgcttcGACAAG ACGGGCACCCTCACCGAGGACGGCTTGGACGTGATGGGAGTGGTGCCCCTGAAGGGCCAGGCGTTCCTGCCGCTGCTCCCAGAGCCCCGCCGCCTGCCCGCAGGGCCCCTGCTCCACGCCCTGGCCACCTGCCACGCCCTCAGCCGGCTCCAGGACACCCTGGTGGGCGACCCCATGGACCTCAAGATGGTGGAATCCACTGGCTGG GTCCTGGAGGAGGCACCCGCTGCCGACTCGGTGCTCGGGGCCCCGGTCTTGGCGGTGATGAGACCCCCGCCCCGGGAGCCCGGGCTGCAGGGAACG GAGGAGCCCCCCGCGCCCGTGAGCGTCCTCTGCCGCTTCCCCTTCTCGTCGGCGCTGCAGCGCATGAGCGTGGTGGTGGCGCGGCCGGGGGCCGCTCAGCCCGAGGCCTACGTCAAGGGCTCCCCCGAGCTGGTGGCAGGGCTCTGCGACCCCGAGACAG TGCCCCCCGACTTCGCCCCGGTGCTGCAGAGCTACACGGCTGCCGGCTACCGCGTCGTGGCCCTGGCCAGCAGGACGCTGCCCGTGGCGCCCAGCCTGGCGGTGGCACAGCAGCTGACGAG GGACGCCGTGGAGCGGGAGCTGAGCCTGCGTGGGCTGCTGGTCATGAGGAACGTGTTGAAGCCGGAGACCACGCCGGTCATCCAGACTCTGCGCAGGACACACATCCGCACCGTCATGGTGACAG GGGACAACCTGCAGACGGCGGTCACGGTGGCCCGCGGCTGCGGCATGGTGGACCCCCAGGAGCGTCTGGTCATCGTCCACGCAACGCACCCCGAGCAGGGCCGGCCGGCCTCCCTGGAGTTCCTGCCGGTGGAGTCCTCCGTGGCCGTGAACGGGGCTAAG GATCCCGAGCAGGCCACAAGCTGCGCCGTGGAGCCGGACCCCCGATGCAGCCACCTGGCCCTCAGCGGGCCCACCTTCGCTGTCCTCGTGAAGCACTTCCCCAAGCTGCTGCCCAAG GTCCTGGTCCAGGGCACCGTCTTTGCCCGCATGGCCCCCGAGCAGAAGACGGAGCTGGTGTGCCAGTTGCAGAAGCTCCA GTACTGCGTGGGCATGTGTGGGGATGGCGCCAACGACTGCGGAGCCCTGAAGGCGGCCGACGTGGGCATCTCTCTGTCCCAGGCCGAGGCCTCGGTGGTCTCGCCCTTCACCTCGAGCATGGCCAGTATCGAGTGTGTGCCCGTGGTCATCAG GGAGGGCCGCTGCTCCCTGGACACGTCGTTCAGCGTCTTCAAGTACATGGCCCTGTACAGCCTGACCCAGTTCATCTCGGTCCTCATCCTCTACACG ATCAACACCAACCTGGGTGACGTGCAGTTCCTGGCCATCGACCTGGTCATCACCACCACGGTGGCCGTGCTCATGAGCCgcacggggccggcgctggcACTGGGGCGCGCTCGGCCACCGGGGGCACTGCTGAGTGTGCCGGTGCTGAGCAGCCTGCTGGGGCAGGTGGCCCTGGTGGCCGGGGTGCAGCTCGGGGGCTACTTCCtgaccacagcccagccctg gTTCGTGCCTCTGAACAGGACCGTGCCCGCGCCGGACAACCTCCCCAACTACGAGAACACCGTGGTCTTCTCCCTGTCCGGCTTCCAGTACCTCATCCTGGCCGCGGCCGTGTCCAAGGGGGCGCCCTTCCGCCGGCCGCTGTACACCAACG tgcccTTCCTGGTGGCCCTGGCGCTCCTGGGCTCCATCCTGGCGGGCCTCATCCTGGCCCCCGGCCTGCTGCAGGGGCCGCTGGCGCTGAAGAACATAGCTGACACCTGCTtcaagctgctgctgctggccctggtGGCCTTCAACCTCGTGGGGGCCTTCCTGCTGGAG AACGTGCTGGACCAGTGCCTGCCGGCCTGCCTGCGGCGGCTCCGGCCCAAACGGACCTCCAAGAAGCGCTTCaagcagctggagcaggagctcGCCCAGCAGCCCTGGCCGCCGCTGCCCGCCGGCCCCGGGAGGTAG
- the MFAP2 gene encoding microfibrillar-associated protein 2 isoform X2: MRAASLFLLLLPGLLAQGQYDLDPLPPFPDHGQYPHYGDQIETPDYYEYHEMSTRPSEEEQFQFQSQQQVQQEVIPVPTPEPGNGETEPTEPGPLDCREEQYPCTRLYSIHKPCKQCLNEVCFYSLRRVYVVNKEICVRTVCAHEELLRADLCRDKFSKCGVMASSGLCHSVAVSCARSCGGC, translated from the exons ATGAGAGctgcctccctcttcctgctcctgctgcccG GCCTGCTGGCTCAGGGCCAATACGACCTGGACCCGCTGCCGCCGTTCCCTGACCATGGGCAGTACCCTCACTACGGCGACCAAATCG AAACCCCGGACTACTACGAATACCACG AGATGAGCACTCGGCCCTCGGAGGAGGAgcagttccagttccagtcccagcagcaAGTGCAACAGGAAGTCATCCCCGTTCCCACCCCAG AACCAGGAAACGGAGAGACAGAGCCCACGGAGCCTGGGCCCCTTG ACTGCCGAGAGGAGCAGTACCCGTGCACCCGCCTCTACTCCATACACAAGCCTTGCAAACAGTGTCTCAACGAGGTCTGCTTCTACAG CCTCCGCCGCGTGTACGTCGTCAACAAGGAGATCTGTGTGCGCACCGTGTGTGCCCATGAGGAGCTCCTGCGAG ctGACCTGTGCCGGGACAAGTTCTCCAAGTGCGGCGTGATGGCCAGCAGCGGCCTGTGCCACTCAGTGGCGGTCTCCTGCGCCAGGAGCTGCGGGGGCTGCTAG